The Hemibagrus wyckioides isolate EC202008001 linkage group LG12, SWU_Hwy_1.0, whole genome shotgun sequence genome includes a window with the following:
- the LOC131362442 gene encoding uncharacterized protein LOC131362442, with the protein MTHGQAAQRPDANRISECVALKLLKEYREARNRPKDNKGKTFPIPQPIIMTYSHIKQLVEDRKELLDRTNLVLVTINNTTVSFWLLDRQKKTDWDTLLQGVDLPQQISVAKDLLPKPRGLPSTPVQHGHAVIEFQEPENLEGEAVICRCKHARTETAVSQTQAAGEPFWPGVQQDPEWFNWPGFSDQQGHYPSVTAPLSQGWSSFPPAHRPSAPTPHSQGWSSFPPAHRPSGPTPHSQEWSSFPPAQHPSAPTPQTQGWSSFLPGPQPSAPEPQTQGWSSFLPGLQPSAPVPQSQNRQRAWRLRKAEQEHQEHVARGEPPRKRHPKEGYEYKCKICGQSKNKLTGHTQVKGKWYCPASGKTIEQWKASL; encoded by the exons ATGACTCATGGCCAGGCTGCCCAGAGACCTGATGCCAACAGGATTTCTGAATGTGTTGCCCTCAAGCTTTTGAAGGAATACAGGGAAGCAAGAAATAGGCCTAAAGACAACAAGGGAAAAACCTTTCCCATTCCACAGCCAATCATCATGACGTACAGTCACATCAAGCAGCTGGTTGAAGACCGCAAAGAGCTGCTGGACCGGACCAACCTGGTTTTAGTAACCATAAATAACACTACAGTTTCTTTTTG gCTGCTTGATCGGCAGAAGAAAACTGACTGGGACACCTTGCTACAAGGAGTGGACCTTCCCCAGCAGATCAGTGTGGCAAAAGATTTACTGCCAAAACCTAGAGGGCTCCCATCAACACCTGTTCAACATGGACATGCTGTCATTGAGTTCCAGGAACCTGAAAATCTTGAGGGTGAGGCAGTAATTTGCCGCTGTAAGCATGCAAGAACTGAGACTGCAGTGTCACAGACTCAGGCAGCAGGCGAACCCTTCTGGCCTGGGGTCCAGCAAGATCCTGAGTGGTTTAACTGGCCTGGGTTTTCAGATCAGCAGGGTCATTACCCATCAGTGACAGCACCTCTGTCTCAGGGTTGGTCATCCTTTCCGCCTGCTCATCGGCCATCAGCTCCAACGCCACATTCCCAGGGATGGTCATCCTTTCCGCCTGCTCATCGGCCGTCAGGTCCAACACCACATTCCCAAGAATGGTCCTCCTTTCCGCCTGCTCAACACCCATCAGCTCCAACACCACAGACTCAGGGGTGGTCATCCTTTCTGCCGGGTCCTCAGCCATCAGCTCCAGAACCGCAGACTCAGGGCTGGTCATCCTTTCTGCCGGGTCTTCAGCCATCAGCTCCAGTACCGCAGTCTCAGAATCGACAACGTGCATGGAGACTGCGAAAGGCAGAGCAAGAGCATCAAGAGCATGTGGCAAGAGGGGAGCCACCAAGGAAGCGGCATCCTAAAGAAGGCTATGAGTACAAATGCAAAATATGTGGTCAGTCAAAAAACAAACTTACTGGCCACACTCAGGTGAAAGGAAAATGGTACTGTCCAGCATCTGGGAAGACCATTGAGCAGTGGAAAGCCTCTCTATAG